CAGGATGCCAATTACTGCACTCTCTATTGGCAGCcgtcccttccctgtctcacttccaTAGTTCTGAACCAGTTTCTATTAGGAATCTGCACTCAAATTTTGTCTTGGGTCTTTTAGTAAGTAAAACAAAAAGGTACAACAATTTTACAGGTTATTTTTAGACCTTATAGATAGAAGAAATATTATATTGgtttatttgcaaaataataaaaatgtgaagACTAAAATATTCTTTGGCAGATGTCTAGTAATCTTCTCTGTATGACTATCAGTGATTAGTACAGGAGATTTTCTTTTCCCACGTTGATAATGGTGAGGGCCTCATACTCTAAAGATGAAGCAGAAGCAGCTATAAGACAGTAGATGATGAATTTATTCTGGACTTGCTCAATTTGAGATGCCTAGATGGAGGTGGCCAGCATGCAGTTCTAAAACTCTCAAAGGAAATCTTGTCCacaaaatttagcaaaagattttttttttgtttaatcttttaactgctgtctttatttctttgttccttAAAGTATAGATGGCAGGATTCAAAACAGGGGTGATGGCAAAATCCACGATGAACAGATTTTTATCAATTGATGGTGGGGGTGATGGCCACACATAGAGAAACATACatggaatgaaaaacaaaaaaaccacagtgATGTGAGCTGATAATGTGACAAATGCCTTTGTTAAGTCCCCTGAAGAACGTTTCCAGACAGTGACCAAAATGAATATATAAGAAATGATCAGCAGGAAGAAGGTGCCCATGGTCATGAATCCACTATTGGCAGaaataataaattcatatttGTAACCATCTATGCATGCAAGCTTTATGATCTTGGGAAAGTCACAATAAAAGCTGTCTAATTTATTGGGACCACAAAAAGGTAGGTTTATAACAAAAGCAAATTGAGACATAGCATGGACCACACCAGTCACCCAGGCAGTGATGCAAAATGAAGCACAAGTCTTAGGGCTCATGATTTTCAAGTAGTGAAGAGGCTTGCAGATTGCCATGTACCTGTCAAACGCCATGGCTATGAGCAGCACCATCTCCACTCCTCCTATGGTGTGAATGAAGCATATCTGTGCCATACAACCTCGAAAAGAAATCACTTTAAAGTCATTTAAAAGATCTGTTATTATCTTGGGGACTGTGGTAGAGGAAAGGCCCACGTCAATGAGGGACAGGTTGGCCAGCAGGAAGTACATGGGGGAATGTAAGTGGGAATCAAAAATCaccaaaaacaaaatgagaaggTTTCCCAGGAAGATCCCTAAATAGAGCAAAGAGCATGTCAAGATAAGGGCAAATTTTGTCTCTGATGAACAAGAAAGGGCCAGCAATACAAGCTCAGTGACCACAGAGTCATTTAGTCTATCCATTCATTGACTGGGACAAAAGAGCTGATATTCAAGTgatctgaggaagaaatgaaacatagTAAATATCACAGGCAAGAAATAGATTTCCCTATTTAACCTGCTAATTAATTATCCTAGGTTAATATTCTAGGTGTGCAATTACTCTTTGGGGGAGAGAAAAATCAAGGATAAGGGGAAAATAAGGTTAGCAGTAGGTTTATTACAAAGGGGACACCTGTAGGTAAAATGTGTTGGAAACTACACAGAGAAAGCCAATTAGGGTTAATTTATCATCCAATTGTTAAACTATGTTATTCTTTTTCTCTAGTATTCCTGGatacttttttcctgttttcctagGTGTCCTTCACTGTATCACTGTAGTTTTTTTTCTATAACACCATCATTAATATTTTCACAGTAGATGGTATTTTCTCTTTAGCCAAACCTTTCTTAGGCTATTAATCTCATAACTCTGTGGTCTATAGATATTACTAGGACAAAACTACTTGAAGACAGGATCTCAGACACAGAGGATTATTAATTATAACATTTCTTTCATGACAAAATGTTAGTTTTGGTccataaccatttttttttcccttattaaaGGAGTTGTAGACTTACTGAAAGATCTTGCAGAAAATACATAGTTTCCATACACCTGCCCCCATTTTTAGCATGttgtattagtgtggtaatttttttacatttgatgAGAAAATATGATTGTATTTGAATGATTAAAtacagtccataatttacattagggtttccTGTTTAAGCTGTACGGCCCTATTGTTTTTGGTGTTCTAGGAACACacataccacctaaaatttccccttttagccaaaTCCAGATACACAATACATTGTTGTAATTAATAGCCATTTTTAAGTAATAGGCTACTTAATGTCTACTAAAAATAAGTAATTGGATATCAGTGAATAAAGATTAGCATATCATAACAATGATAATTAATTAAGAATAATAATCTGGATAACATTTTGTGAGAGCCTCCTAAGTGAAGAACGCTGTATGAAGcagttatgttttttaaattttccacaaCTCGATAAGATAGGTTTGATTTTGATTATCCCAGTATTGTAAATGAAGAAACTGCATCTCAGAGATGAACTGGCAGAGCCAGGGCTTGTATCTAGGGCCTTAGAAGTCCAGAATCCATGCTTTATCACTACTTTATGCATTTCAAGATTAATACCTCCAAGTCAACCCTGGATCACCCTAAGGATATTGATGCATAATTTGAATCTTCTCCTATATCTTCAACTTCTCACTCCTCTTGCTCTGTTACAAATAGAAACTTTCCTTTCAAATATCAAATATCTCTGAAATAGCAGAATTCCCTTCtgatttcccctttctttctccaaCACTTCATGAGCAAGTTTAtcttaagatttttaaatgaaattttatggagatatattcacataccataaaatcatccaaagtgtacagttattcacagtctcatcatatagttgttcattcatcaccacacttaattttgaacatttttattactccaaaaatataaatacaaataaaaattaaaataaaagtaaaaaagaacaccccaaacatcccatcacccccagccccccataattcatttacttttttgcccctgtttttctactcatctgtccatacactggataaagggagtgtgagccacaaggttttcacaaccacatggtCATAACGTATATTCTATTTCATAACACAATCTTCGaaaagaattaaggctactggattgccaTTCAgaagttccaggtatttccttctagctattctaatacactaaaaactaaaaagggagatctatataatgcataaaaataaactccagaatgatgtcttgactccatttgaaatctctcagccactgaaattttattctacttcctttctctttccccttctggcAAAGAAGACTTTTTCAGTCTCATGATTCTAGGCCCaaactcatccctgggagtcatgtcccacattgccagggagtttaTACCCATGGGAGTTATGTCTCACATCGTGGGGAGGACAGCAAgaccacctgccaagttggcttgcagagataggccacatctgagaaacaaaagaggttctctgagagtGACTTTTAGGTACAAGTATAGGTaggtgtagcctctcctttgcagcaacaggttttaaaaggcaagccccaagattgagggctcagcctactgaACTGGTAATCCCCAAAGCTTGTGGGAATACAAGGAATTCCCCATATGGATAAgtataatatttccacatttttccccagatctcactccctattcaaggttccatgtaattatgatgtttgaataaactgaacatataCGTTAagttatatagcatgctacagaaaatatagattttccactgaataaacttcttttcctttggtctcacacagaagttgaagcctTAAAACACagttcctttaccctttagtctgatttaccttagtcctaaccaagttcattttgttcatatctctaattgaagtctgttctatttttcttcttctttaacatttgctgtatggggtaatgctgacattcatagctgccaaactccagctctgagcctcagatgtcacacagatacctgaagttccagggatttACCAGGTTacatacaaagagctcagcatttcagaatttagaaataacaattacaactCAGGAGTAAATGTAACAGCTATAATAGGTTGCAGTCTAGGAACCACTTCAATAAGCCTCCCCCTTATAACCTGTGATCTCAGAGTTTGCAAATTGTAGTTggtccgtattagtgaggcattacaatgtctGCCTTTTCATTTCTCACTTAATTCACACAacactgtcctcaagatccaattacctcacaaattcatttcttctcaCAGCCActcaaaattccattgtatgtatacaccacagttcaccatcctgttcatcagtcaatgcacccttaggccacctccatccatagCGAATTGTGAATACTCCCACCATAAACATCAGAGTGATAATATGCAATCACatccctgctgtcagttcttccaagtataaacccaataacagggtttcaggaccatattGCAACCCTGTACTTagtctcctgtggaaccaccacactgccctccagatgggctgcaccattctaagAGTTAATTCAGCCCTGCTCAGACagactcagctgggctccaaAAGTAATTCAGCCCCACACTGCCCATCTCAGCTgtgctccaagaggtaattcagcctttCCGGGTCAGACACAGCCTTGGGTTCAGTAGGTAAATGATTTAGTCACCAAACAGAGCCATCTTTTGGGcagaccagaaagtgcaagggaacattaagacttctcagaacctctgcAGACCTTATCCCAGGCCTACTgaagctggtctacaccccctgcatTGGAAACTGGCCCTGTTTAAGTTtagaaatatggatgacccaatGGTTAAAGAAGCGCTCCAAAACTAACCCAGTGCTTGCTGGCTggtgaaaaacagagcaccactgggagacagcagacttgttttacccacacacagTGAAATTGATGTGGTGCCCAGTGTCTACCCCCCAGAGACAGGCTCCTGTGGGTACCTGGTTTTAGGAGGAGACTTGAGGGCAGTGTTAATCTGATAACTGCCCAGCAAGagacatataggcagggcaagagctaaaaaattctgatcagttataCAGAAGCTATGATAGAGGTCAAGAATAAGTTGAATTGGACACCAAAGTACAgacagagaacaaagtcaaccaacaagaaaatccatagctgaaagagtgaaaacaatctccagaataagctaatcaaggaaaccagatgcctagacagcaaccAAAATTTATGACTCAcagtaggaaaaacaaagatatggcccaatcaaaggaataaactaacacttcaaactagatacaggagttgaaaaaattaattaaagatgttcaaacaaacatgctaaatcaattcaaaaatcaaatcaaggagttgagggaaggtatggcaaaagatatgaagaatataaagaagacattgggtgaacataaggaagaactcaaaagtttgaaaaaaagcaagtggcagaacttatgagaatgaagagcacaaacagaagagatgaaaaacacaatgaaaacttacaacagcagattgaagaggcagaagaaaggattagtgaactagaggacatctgaaatcctacgcacaaagaaacaaatagggaaagattggaaaaatatgagcagggtctcagggaattgaatgacacaagaagcaaacaaatatatgtgttatgagtgcccaagaaggagaagagaaggcaaaaggggcagaaagaataatggaggaaataaacactgaaaatttcccatctgttatgaaaggcataaaattacatatctatGAAGCACAGCATATCCAAAACAGAATACACCAGaatagacctactcaaagacacttactaataagttttccaaatgtcaaagacaaagagagaattctgaaagcagcaagagaaaaatgatccatcacatacaagggaagctcgataagaccatgtgtggatttcttagcagaaaccatggagatttGAAGGCAGTGCtttgatgtatttaagatactgaaagaggaaagctgccaaccaagaattctatacccagcaaatctgtccttcaaaagagagggtgagtttaaaatattttcagaaaaacagaaacagagagtttgttaacaagagatctgctttACAATAAATACTGAAAGgcgtgctacaggctgataggaaaagacaagggaaagaagtttggagaagactgtagaattGAAaactatcaagaagggtaaaagttAAGAGGCAAAAAACATAAGATATGACACgtaaaaatccaaaagacaaaatggtagaataaaTTACACTCCTTACAGTAATAGCATTAAATGTTATTGGatcaaactccccaataaaaatacTCAGActggcagaattgattaaaaaacaggacccatctatatgctttctacaggaactcactttagacacagagacaaagataggttgaaagtgaaaggttgggaaaagatatttcatgcaaaaaacaatgagaaaagagcagaggtagctatactaacatcagacaaattagacttgaaatgtaaaataaataaaagagacaaagaaggacactatacattaataaaagggacaattcatcaagaagacataacaaccaTAATTAGTTTTGCACTGAGCTAGAGCACCCCGAAATACATGAGAGACACACTGAtgaacactgaagggagaaagaagACACCTCTGCAATAAAatttggaggcttcaatacactgctctcattaatggataaaatatctagacagaggatcaataaggaaacagagaagttgtatagtatgataaataaacttgagctaacagatatttatagaccACTACACATTtacaggatacacatttttcttaagtgcttatggatctttctccaggatagaccacatgttgtgtcacaaagaaagtctcaataactttaaaataatgatattatGCAAAACCCTTCCTTGGAtattaatggaatgaagttggaaatcaataacaggtagaaggctggaaaatttacaaatatatggaggctaatcAACACACTCTTATACAGCCagtggatcaaggaagaaattacaagagaaattagtaaatatttgagtcaaatgaaaatgaaaacacaacatatcaaaacttatggtatgcagcaaaagtggtgctgATAGAGAAATTTATTTGCCCTAAATTCcaatattaaaagaagaaagaaagagcaaaaatcaaggaattaactgttcacctggaagaactagagaaagaacagcaaactaaccccaaaataaacagaaggaaagaaatattaagattagagcagaaataaatgaaattaagaacatgaaaacaactgagagaatcaacaaaaccagaagcttgtTCTTTGAGTAAATCAATGGACCCATAGCTCAGCtaatgggggggggaggggagagaaattgcaaacagaatcagaaatggcAATGGGAACATAACCACCTaccccacaaaaataaaggagataatgagaggaaactatgagcaactgtatgctaataaactagacaaaatagacaaaatggacaacttccaagaaaagcacaaacaaccaacATTTACTTGAAATGAAAAAGGTGACTGCAACAAACCaataataagtaaagagattgaatcagtcatcaaaaaactcccaagaaagaaaagtccagaccaggtggcttcacatgtgaattctaccaagcattcaagaaagaattagtaccaatccttctcaagctcttcaaaaaaattggaggaaggaaagctacctaactcattctaatgaagacaacatcaccctaataccaaagctaaagatactccaagaaaaataattatagaccaatcctttaatgaatatagatgaaaaaatcctgaacaaaatacttgcaaattgaatccattagcacattaaaagaattacctgctatgaccaagtgggatttattccgggtatgcaaagctggttcaacagaagaaaatcaattaatgtaatacaccacattaacaaatcaaagcagaagaaccacattatcatctcaatctatgcagaaaaggcatttgacaaaatttaatatcctttctttatgaaaacacacaaaagtataggaatagaagggactcttctcaatacgataaaggaaaaatatgaaaaactcacggctaacatcatactcactggggaaagactgaaagcttttccagtaagatcaggaacaagacaaggatgtcgactgtgaccactgttattcaaaattgtgctggaagttctagctagagcaattaggcaagaaaaagaaataaaaaggatccaaattggagatgaagtaaaactttcactgtttgcagatgacatgatcttatatgtagaaactcctgaaaaatctgcagcaaagtTACTGGAACTAATTTATGTGTACAGCAAAGTatcaaggtacaagatcaacaggcaaaaatcagtactgttcctatacagtagtaatgagcaatatgaggatgaaatcaagaaaagataTCTTAAGTTTTAAATCTTTCATTTGTtctacaagagaaaaaaatctagcTTCCACCCCAACACCTCATTTTAGAGAAGTCATCCAGTGATAAAACACATATAAAAAGTATTACATTCCAAAATGACTTAGCCATTATCCTACTTTAAACCAATCCAGACTTATTACCAATGTTTATGTCTTGGTTTGTGAAATTTCCTCTGCCATTAGCTGCTATATTTGTTGTCTATCCAAAGGCCTTTTCCATCCCCACAACAGAACATCTATCTGATTAGGTGTTTGGCAGGGAtcttttgatttttgtgtgttctgTGGTTTCCATGGAAGGTTTTCTTTTCCAGATAAATATATAATGCTTCATGTGGAAaaggcctttttctttttatatgtaaTACTTACATGATGCCTAAAGGTGAAGCAATCATGAGATTCTAACATGTTAAATATGATAAGGTGAGCAGGCAGAGTAAAACCTTCCCTTAAGATTTTGTTACATTCCTTAACTGCTGCTAGCAAAAGTTCACCTCCTGGCATTTTGtaaggtgaaaaaaataaaccGAAATTTTTATAACAGACTGTAAATCGGACATTCTGTTACTTTGATCTGAATgcatttctaacatttgtatgaaagcattatgttaataGTTTTCCCTACATTTCTAACTTATACTTCTTTGTGTCTTTCACTGAAATGTAGATTGGTTTTCTTTTGCTTACTTAATTGTTGAGGTGTCTTAGGGGTCTAtgttaaatcttaatttttttataccaaacatttgttgttttaaattctttctactttttgaaGATTATACCTATAGCTGTATACTTGGTTTTCAGTGTAATATTGCCAAAAATTGTATTtgaataaagagaaggaaaacccTCACAAGTCTGAAAATTAATCTGCCAATGGATGAACTGGTGATTTTATATTCTATctcaatactttaaaaaatattgtaataatTGTCACAGAGGCCCAATCCAGGAATCTATGAGGCACCCTGTCTTACATCCCCAAGTAGACCATTATACTTCCTCAGTATTTCTCACTTTAATTTCCTCCTCTCCATTTCCATTGTCATTTTCTTACTTCAGTTCTATACGTTTTCTCATACTGGTGAGTGAAAAGCCTTCTGAATGATCTCTGTTTTGCCAATCTTAACCATGTTCAGTACATTCTAGAATAAGCTTTCAGATATGTCTACATAAAGATCAAATATTGTTATGTTACCCTCCTATTAAAGCTTCTGGTTCTTTCAGGAGAATATGTAAATTTAACTGCATATCACCTAAGACCTTTGATGAATTTGACACTACTTTCTATGTTTTATCAGTCTTTTCTGCCTTTGCATATGCTTTCACCTGGGTTATTCCTGGTCATTACAAAGCAAAACCATCACTGCTTCTAAGGCCACATGGATTGTGGTTGTCATCCCAACTCTGTCAATTAAGAGCATCATAAACTTGAGATAGCTACCAAATAATGCTGACACTATgtataaaagagaagaaatgtagACTACTTCTTTGGATGCTATGAGGATTTGAGATGACATATGTAAAACTCTTTGGAGCAAATGTCACTTCTGTTTGCCTTTTTTCCTTCAAGACATGGTTCAAATACCACCTACTCTGAATTTTTCATTGAAATCTCTAAAGAGAGGAAATAACCATTGTCTATGAACTATGGTTACATCTTGTACAttctttataattatattttgttgCAATTTTTTAAGTTAGGTTCTCATTTTAGACTATAGTGTCTGAGAAAAGGatcttttatttgcctttttatacCCCAATACTTAGCACAATTTCTGACACAATTTAGGCACTCATGTAGGACTGTCTTCACTAAAATTTGTATTAGAAAGTTCAAGAAATCACTTAAAACACACTCAGGGATAAGGAAAAGCTAAATTCACTCCTCCACCAAAGACACCTCAAGAACAGacagaaactgtccaaagcaaCATTTTTTGGGGCTCAGTTGACCAGAGAAACGGCCTCTGCAACATAGAAGGAAAAGCTTGATGAAAAAGCAGTGAAGATATGACTGCGAAAAAGGGATGATTGAACTCAAAGGCACTGACCCCTCAGGCAGGTAGCCTAGGTCCTGCCAGCCTGTGAAAAGCAGTGCATGGCTAGCTTGGTTGCTAACAGGTGAAGTTAACCTTCTCAGTCCTGCAGCCTACAGTCTTTCCCTGTGAGAGCATGGGAGCCAGCAGATCCATTACATCAACATGCAGATTTCCTGTTGCTTTTCCCAGTCCCCATCCTCCACCCACAATGCTAGCTGCTTTAGTTGCCTAGATctgggggacagggaggggaaTGTAGAACAGAACTGATCTGAGGGTTTGCCAGTGAGAGAGATCCTCTGAGTTCCACAGCCTTGATCCTTTTTGCAAGAGGAACCAGGCTGCTTATGTCTTGACCACTTTAACAAATGAAGAGGCTAGGCAAGGGAGGGAACTCTACTGTGACACCAGGCACAGTTACCCCACACCCTAGGCTGGCAGCTGTGCATTGACCTgggtcttgctggccagcaaaACCCAGTGGACTTCTAGGTTGACTGCTAGCCAGAGTAGTTAACCCTCTCAGTCATATAGCCTAGAGTCTTTCCATGTAGTGTCTGGGAACCACTCACTCCATTGCACCACAAGCAGTCTTCACCATGGTAACCAGTGCCAATGTCCAACCCCAAGGCCATCAGCTTTGGGTGCACCTGGAACTGGGAGAGACAGGACTGCCCTCCCCtcaggaaaagagggagaagaagatCAGTCCTGAGCTAACAGTTGGATAGAGAGGCAACCCTCTGGTTCCCACAGTCCTGAGTTGGATCTTGACCTGGTCTGGACTCTGCCCAGTTACCTGCTGCAGTCTGGGAGAGACAGGGTttggggaataggtggctcaagACTGCCATCAGCTGGAAAAACTGGGAAAGTACATCCTGGCAAGCTGCTTTTCTACCCAGCCTCTACGAGCTTTCTGTAAAGGGTCGTACCCCTGCATGAGACCCTGGTCTTGGATTGAGTGGGATATACTGGCAAACCAAGTGCTGAAGGTGTCCTTCAATGAACCTAAGCAttaacaaaatcttagacaagacagagaaacaaactttcaaaataatcttatgaagataatcagatgctcagAAACCAGCAAAATATCACAAGTCACATcaagcaagaagatatggccaagccaaacaATTAAATTAAAGGTTGGAGGAGATAccaaatttggaacaactaatcaaagatgttcaaacaaatccccAAATAACTTCACCaa
The Choloepus didactylus isolate mChoDid1 chromosome 4, mChoDid1.pri, whole genome shotgun sequence DNA segment above includes these coding regions:
- the LOC119532843 gene encoding olfactory receptor 4F3/4F16/4F29-like, with product MDRLNDSVVTELVLLALSCSSETKFALILTCSLLYLGIFLGNLLILFLVIFDSHLHSPMYFLLANLSLIDVGLSSTTVPKIITDLLNDFKVISFRGCMAQICFIHTIGGVEMVLLIAMAFDRYMAICKPLHYLKIMSPKTCASFCITAWVTGVVHAMSQFAFVINLPFCGPNKLDSFYCDFPKIIKLACIDGYKYEFIISANSGFMTMGTFFLLIISYIFILVTVWKRSSGDLTKAFVTLSAHITVVFLFFIPCMFLYVWPSPPPSIDKNLFIVDFAITPVLNPAIYTLRNKEIKTAVKRLNKKKIFC